The Oreochromis niloticus isolate F11D_XX linkage group LG4, O_niloticus_UMD_NMBU, whole genome shotgun sequence DNA segment TATGCCCCTTTATCGTAGTCTGCAGGCATTTTTGTGCCCTGTTTtgagcaaaactgaaaaaaccCTACAATTCGACCTCGACAGGTCTCCTTTAGACGGAGCGCATGCGCAGGAAAAGCAACATCATGGCGAATTAGAGGTCAGCAAATAAGTGTTTGAACGTCCTTATGCCAGTCTTTATTATTGAATTAGAATTattacaaataagaaaaacttAAAGGAAAACTTGGAACGAGCTCACTTCGGTTTTCTTAAAATATGAAGATCGAAGGGTAAAGGTCGCAGGTTGGACTGTTGTACTAGTTAGCTACAGTAGGGGGCGGCAGAGAGCCGACTATGATAACTTAAGGTGGGGTGCGAAAGTCTTGAACCACCCTTCTTTTCTtaatattttgctaggaaaactGGAAATTGTGCTTGAAAGTACTTGTACTCGTCAGTACTTGGCATGACAACTTTTATTCTTTAACATAGTCTGAACTTTCTTAGGTAAGCTTTCTATCCAGTCTATTCTGATGAACCAAGATTTGAACCTGACTTGAACAAGAatttcagatttggattctatGCTATTCCAGACCTGTTGCCACAGATTTTTAGTGCAGTTCTCGTGTATTTTGGCATACCTCAACCTTTTTTTACCTTAACTAAAAATAACCTCTTGACAGTCaccccttccactgagaccatttcagcaaacagtagatgggttagctgaagggccagatgcatctctcaggtcctgtgtcagctcTTTACTGGATCCCCTTGCCCCCtctgtttcttaaggacatgactttctgAAATCATCGGTGTGGAGTGGTCCTGGCCTGAAAAAACTAAATCAGGTCAACATTggtcacatgatcacatgacagCGAAGactttcttcctcctcctctcctttcttgGTTGTACGGTTCCTGTCCACTAGGCCTCCCCACCACCTCAGACCTCTGACATTACCATCTTCCCTCCTCCTATCTGGTCAGGACTTGGCAGAGATCGTCTTGTTTGAAAGCGAATACGTCCCCTCATCTGGGCCAAACACCAAATTAGAGCCCTGTGTATCATCTTATGTATGACCCTAGCATCTGCACTGGTTTCTGTCTCTTTCTATCTGTCGCTGGGACAATCCGCAGACATGGTCAGTGCTCCTTGTGTTttggtcattttcttttttaaatgatagTTAAAGCTGCACTTTTGGCATGTCTTTGCCTcctacatgtgtgtgtgtgtgtgtgtgtgtgtgtgtttttttgatGATTTATCACTTTCTTTGACCTTTTGAATTTATAAGAGTGTATGAAGCACACTGAAATCTAGTAATGGCTACGCTTAGGAGAGCACGTGGAACACTGCGCTGGTGACCATTTTTTTCTATAACAAGACACCATCGTTTCAAGTtttcttaattattttatttggatTTCTGAATTACATGAGAtatgaaacagaaacagagtGAAGCAGAAGCACATGGCCTGAATACAAAGGCAACAGATTGGAAGATCATGGAAGATGACTCTTTTTGTGTTCCGCTAACTTAACACTGTTAAAGATTTGGAGGAATTTAAAGAAAATGAGGAAATGATTGCAAACAGTTGCTcaaaaacatgactgatgtcacCATTTAATAAGTAACTATAAGGAATAATTTGTTTTGGTATGTAAATGTGTCCTACATTTTTAGTATAGAGTGATGTGGGTGTCTCCCACCACTGATGTGTATATTCAAATGTACACATCTGGACACGTGTGGACATCGGCTTATGTTGtacactggcagtgtgtttatGACCTGACAAATAATCCAAAGGATATGGTAACTAAAAATGAAAGTAACACTAAACACCCATGGATTATCTAAATGTCATCAAATTGGGCTTGCACCAACTCCATTGTGGCTTTTCAGTCTCATCGCAAATTCCACGCTCCTCGCCACGGGCACATGGGGTTCCTGCCTTGCAAACGAAGCAAGAAGCACAGGGGGAGGGTGCGTTCATGGCCCAAAGATAACCCCAGCCATCCCGTCCACCTCACTGCCTTCCTGGGATATAAGGCAGGCATGACCCACACGCTGAGAGAGGTGCACCGCACTGGCCTCAGTATGTAAACATTGATGAATACAAGACGTTAGAAAAATCTGCTGTCTATTTAGTATATAGCATGCATTATTTTAGAGAtgtaaatagaaatagaaagttaaataaaatcaaatgacACAGAAAGAATAAACTGAGCGTTGCTCAGGCTGCTTTCAAGCTGTTAGTGTTAAAAACTGAAAGCCTGCTTTGATTTTGTGCTGAGGTTAAACTTAAAATGCATTCCTTCATGtctcttttgttttgcatatttttacctttttgtcACCCTCTGTTTACCTGCTGCATGCTTCACTGACTTGAATCTGGCAGTTTTCCTAGCAGGATCTgcctccttctgtctcccacagAGCAATCAAAACGAGAAGAAGTTGAGGCGGTGACCATCATCGAGACTCCGCCTGTCATTGTGGTGGGTGTTGTGGGATACATCAAAACGATCCGTGGTTTGCGCGCCCTGAAAACCATCTTTGCTGAGCACCTGAGTGACGAGTGCAAGCGCAGATTTTATAAAAACTGGTATGTGTGATCATTTAAAGCTCTCCTGTGCATAGAAGTAATTGACCCGCACATACGCTCTTGTCACACTGTTGTTCCTTCAATATGTGCTGagcttttctgtgtttcaggtaTAAGAGCAAGAAGAAAGCCTTCACTAAGTATGCTAAGAAGTGGCAGGACGAGACAGGCAAGAAGCAGCTTGACAAAGACTTCAATGCCATGAAGAAGTACTGTTCAGTTATCAGGGTTATTGTTCACTCACAGGTAGGTTCTAAAATCACCATCCTGTATCACATTAGCTCAGTTTTTAGTTTTCCATCTGATTTCATCGGCTAGTATAATCACTGACAGTTATTTACTTGATCTCCTTCTGTTAAATCTCTCTCTTGGAGGGGGCAGAGGTGTCAGAGTTATCCAACTGCCCACATGCAACAGAGACAAAAGCCTCCAAATCCCAAAGCTCTTGGCTGTCGGTAGCTGGATGGCTCTGACTACAACGATCACCCTGTGGGGAGCACTGGAGGGCAGTTTCAAATAGCAGTTTATAAATAATTTTCACGGGGGATGAAGACCACTCACAGAGTCTTTGCCTTTATGTTGGCAGCATGAAGCCAAAGATCAGCCAAGATTTCAGTTCTTAAAATCCTGCTAAGATCAAGCCTCCTCAGCTCATGaagaaaaacattaacatgCACATTTAAATATCAGAGTTGTTCCGAGTGACTGGTGTTACATCTGAGAGTTCAAACATGGCCACATGCTGAATAATAAATCTAATTATAGTAACTTGAAAGCAAGATGCTTTTCAGTATGCTTCTCAAGCTCTGCACTTAACAACATAGTTGTTTTAGATTTGGGAGCTGCTTCTGTTTGCAGCTTGCAGGCTTCCCTAATTAGTTTTCATCTGCCTCCAGATGCGACTGTTGCCCTTAAGACAGAAAAAAGCTCACGTCATGGAGGTGCAGCTAAATGGGGGTACCATCTCAGACAAGGTGGACTGGGCGAAGGAGCACCTGGAGCAGGCTGTGCCCGTGTCTGCCGTCTTCTACCAGGATGAGATGATTGATGTCATCGGTGTCACGAAAGGTCACGGCTTCAAAGGTAGGAAATGTGCTGTGGTAGCCCCAGCCGTTGAAAAGTTTAATCAGAAATAAACCCTAAGGTCCAACCATGACTTTTACATCTTTGGGCTGATAGGCGTAACAAGCCGCTGGCACACAAAGAAACTCCCACGGAAGACTCATAAGGGTCTGAGGAAGGTGGCTTGTATTGGAGCCTGGCATCCTGCCCGTGTGGGCTTCACTGAAGCTCGTGCTGGTCAGAAAGGCTATCATCACCGCACTGAGATCAACAAAAAGGTTTATAGCTTTAAGAACTTATTTGTGCACACCTAGtcacatttctaaaaatgtttgtCAGCTGCCTAAACATCTCTTTAAATAAGGAGTATTATGAATTATTATGGTTAGTATGAGGGGTTTTCCATAATTGAAATCTTGATGtcctcttttgttttctcaGATCTACCGTATTGGTAGGGGTCTTCACATCCAGGATGGAAAAGTGATCCGGAACAATGCGTCTACAAACTATGACATCAGCCAGAAAACCATTACCCCCATGGTACTCCCACCTTTGTGTTACAATGTCATACTGTGCATGAAAGTTTTCTTGTATCCAAAGTCGATATTTATAATGTATCAGCAGTAATGTAAAACAAAGTGTTTGCATCAGGTGAGATATTTTAACCTTTATTACTACATTTATGTCA contains these protein-coding regions:
- the LOC100694819 gene encoding 60S ribosomal protein L3 isoform X2, producing MYDPSICTGFCLFLSVAGTIRRHEQSKREEVEAVTIIETPPVIVVGVVGYIKTIRGLRALKTIFAEHLSDECKRRFYKNWYKSKKKAFTKYAKKWQDETGKKQLDKDFNAMKKYCSVIRVIVHSQMRLLPLRQKKAHVMEVQLNGGTISDKVDWAKEHLEQAVPVSAVFYQDEMIDVIGVTKGHGFKGVTSRWHTKKLPRKTHKGLRKVACIGAWHPARVGFTEARAGQKGYHHRTEINKKIYRIGRGLHIQDGKVIRNNASTNYDISQKTITPMGGFPRYGEVNNDFVMVKGCVIGAKKRVLTLRKSLLTQTSRKYKEGIELKFIDTTSKFGHGRFQTAQEKRAFMGPLKKDTQKTMPGPLPEEA
- the LOC100694819 gene encoding 60S ribosomal protein L3 isoform X1 codes for the protein MTLASALVSVSFYLSLGQSADMSHRKFHAPRHGHMGFLPCKRSKKHRGRVRSWPKDNPSHPVHLTAFLGYKAGMTHTLREVHRTGLKQSKREEVEAVTIIETPPVIVVGVVGYIKTIRGLRALKTIFAEHLSDECKRRFYKNWYKSKKKAFTKYAKKWQDETGKKQLDKDFNAMKKYCSVIRVIVHSQMRLLPLRQKKAHVMEVQLNGGTISDKVDWAKEHLEQAVPVSAVFYQDEMIDVIGVTKGHGFKGVTSRWHTKKLPRKTHKGLRKVACIGAWHPARVGFTEARAGQKGYHHRTEINKKIYRIGRGLHIQDGKVIRNNASTNYDISQKTITPMGGFPRYGEVNNDFVMVKGCVIGAKKRVLTLRKSLLTQTSRKYKEGIELKFIDTTSKFGHGRFQTAQEKRAFMGPLKKDTQKTMPGPLPEEA